One Pseudomonas abieticivorans genomic region harbors:
- the dnaQ gene encoding DNA polymerase III subunit epsilon — translation MATRFVVLDTETTGMPVTDGHRIIEIGCVELIGRRLTGRNFHVYLQPDRSSDEGAIGVHGITDQFLEGKPRFAEVADEFFDFIEGAQLIIHNAAFDVGFINNEFALMGQAHRADITQHCSVLDTLMMARERHPGQRNSLDALCKRYGVDNSGRDLHGALLDSEILADVYLAMTGGQTSLSLAGNSSDGAGEGSANQGSEIRRLPADRPRSIVIRATDDELAEHAGRLEIIAKAAGAPALWAQLLEAENAAAN, via the coding sequence ATGGCCACGAGATTCGTCGTCCTCGATACCGAAACCACCGGTATGCCGGTTACCGATGGTCACCGCATCATCGAGATCGGTTGTGTCGAGCTCATTGGCCGGCGCCTGACCGGGCGTAACTTTCACGTGTACCTGCAACCGGATCGCAGCAGCGATGAAGGCGCGATCGGCGTGCACGGCATCACCGACCAGTTCCTGGAAGGCAAGCCGCGCTTTGCTGAAGTTGCCGACGAGTTCTTCGACTTTATCGAAGGCGCGCAGCTGATCATCCACAACGCGGCGTTCGACGTTGGCTTCATCAACAACGAATTCGCGCTGATGGGCCAGGCGCACCGTGCCGATATCACCCAGCATTGCTCGGTGCTCGACACCCTGATGATGGCGCGCGAACGCCACCCAGGCCAGCGCAACAGCCTGGACGCCCTGTGCAAGCGTTATGGCGTCGACAACTCCGGCCGTGACTTGCACGGCGCCTTGCTCGACTCCGAGATCCTGGCAGACGTTTACCTGGCGATGACCGGCGGCCAGACCAGCCTGTCGCTGGCTGGCAATTCCAGTGACGGCGCCGGCGAAGGCTCGGCCAACCAGGGCAGCGAAATCCGCCGCCTGCCCGCCGACCGGCCGCGCAGCATCGTGATCCGCGCCACCGACGATGAGTTGGCCGAGCACGCCGGGCGTCTGGAGATCATTGCCAAGGCCGCAGGCGCCCCGGCGCTGTGGGCGCAGTTGCTGGAAGCGGAAAACGCAGCGGCAAACTGA
- a CDS encoding MalY/PatB family protein — protein MTINLDTVIDRHATASTKWSRYPADVLPMWVADMDFAVAPNIIRALQQRLEHPLLGYSVAQDELRETLVAELWQQYAWRIKPEDLVFLPGVEGGVNMALNGLLPAGSGVAVQTPNYRPLLNAPGHWNMPRIELPFKVDAKGEYPTDIAALNEALGQAAALILSNPHNPLGKVFERAELQAIGDACVANDALIISDEIHAKILFDGRTHIPMASLSDDIAQRTITLMSATKAYNIAGVKTAFAVVQNAALRHRFNTARLGLVDSVSPFGLVATQAAYQGSAEWLAQVIDYLQANRDYLADFVATRLPGVSMTLPQGTYLAWLDCSQLGLQDPYRFFLDEAKVGLSAGPDFDDHAAKQFVRLNFGCPRALLEEGLVRMEKALQGR, from the coding sequence ATGACGATCAACCTGGACACGGTCATCGACCGCCACGCCACCGCCAGCACCAAATGGAGCCGCTACCCCGCCGACGTGCTGCCGATGTGGGTGGCCGACATGGATTTTGCCGTGGCGCCGAACATCATTCGCGCGCTGCAGCAACGCCTGGAGCACCCGCTGCTGGGCTACAGCGTGGCCCAGGACGAACTGCGCGAAACGTTGGTGGCCGAGTTGTGGCAGCAATATGCCTGGCGCATCAAGCCTGAGGACCTGGTGTTTTTACCCGGCGTGGAAGGCGGCGTGAACATGGCCCTCAACGGCCTGTTGCCGGCGGGCAGTGGCGTAGCGGTGCAAACGCCCAACTATCGGCCCCTGCTCAATGCACCAGGCCACTGGAACATGCCGCGTATCGAGTTGCCGTTCAAGGTGGATGCCAAGGGTGAATACCCCACCGATATCGCGGCGCTGAACGAGGCGCTGGGCCAGGCCGCAGCGCTGATTTTGAGCAACCCGCACAACCCGCTGGGCAAGGTGTTCGAGCGCGCTGAATTGCAGGCTATCGGCGATGCCTGCGTGGCCAATGACGCGCTGATCATCAGTGACGAAATCCACGCCAAGATTCTGTTTGATGGGCGCACGCACATCCCCATGGCCAGCTTGAGCGACGACATTGCCCAGCGCACCATCACCCTGATGTCGGCAACCAAGGCCTATAACATCGCCGGGGTGAAGACCGCGTTCGCCGTGGTGCAAAACGCGGCCCTGCGCCATCGTTTCAACACGGCCCGGTTGGGCCTGGTGGACAGCGTCAGCCCGTTTGGCCTGGTGGCCACCCAGGCGGCTTACCAAGGCAGTGCCGAGTGGCTGGCCCAGGTGATTGATTACCTGCAGGCCAACCGCGATTACCTGGCGGACTTTGTCGCCACCCGCCTGCCGGGCGTGAGCATGACCTTGCCCCAGGGCACTTACCTGGCGTGGCTGGATTGCTCGCAGTTGGGCCTGCAAGACCCGTATCGGTTCTTTTTGGACGAGGCCAAGGTGGGCTTGAGCGCGGGGCCGGATTTTGATGATCACGCCGCCAAGCAGTTCGTGCGCCTGAACTTCGGCTGCCCGCGGGCGTTGCTGGAGGAAGGTTTGGTGAGAATGGAAAAGGCCTTGCAAGGGCGCTGA
- the rnhA gene encoding ribonuclease HI, translating to MSDSVEIFTDGACKGNPGVGGWGALLVCKGVEKELWGGERETTNNRMELMAAIRGLEELKRSCDVLLVTDSEYVMKGINEWMVNWKKRGWKTAAKQPVKNADLWQLLDEQVNRHTVKWKWVRGHTGHDGNERADQLANRGVDEIRAAKR from the coding sequence ATGAGCGATAGCGTTGAAATCTTTACCGACGGCGCCTGCAAGGGCAACCCGGGTGTCGGCGGCTGGGGCGCCTTGCTGGTGTGCAAGGGCGTCGAAAAGGAACTGTGGGGCGGCGAGCGCGAAACCACCAATAACCGCATGGAGTTGATGGCCGCCATTCGCGGGTTGGAAGAACTCAAGCGTTCCTGCGACGTGCTGCTGGTGACCGACTCCGAATACGTGATGAAAGGCATCAACGAGTGGATGGTCAACTGGAAAAAGCGCGGCTGGAAAACCGCCGCCAAGCAGCCGGTCAAAAACGCCGACCTATGGCAATTGCTCGATGAGCAGGTCAACCGCCACACCGTCAAATGGAAGTGGGTGCGCGGGCATACCGGCCACGACGGCAACGAGCGAGCCGACCAGTTGGCCAACCGCGGCGTCGACGAGATCCGCGCGGCCAAGCGCTAG
- a CDS encoding class I SAM-dependent methyltransferase has protein sequence MTDKAFAQADPEWLELISLARDWFAGPLGQLLLQEEQKLLEDELGRFFGGYLVHYGPSADTPPQAPQVQRNVRLGAPLPGVEIVCEEQAWPLSEHAADVVVLQHGLDFSLSPHSLLREAASAVRPGGHLLIVGINPWSAWGLRRVFAHDALRKARCFSASRVGDWLNLLGFALEKRRFGCYRPPLASPGWQARLAGWERMAGGWQSAGGGFYILVARKLVVGLRPLQKARREPMGKLIPLPMAKVNRRNSEP, from the coding sequence ATGACCGACAAAGCATTTGCTCAGGCTGACCCTGAGTGGCTGGAGCTGATCAGCCTGGCGCGGGACTGGTTTGCCGGGCCTTTGGGTCAGCTGTTGCTGCAAGAAGAACAAAAATTGTTGGAAGATGAGCTGGGGCGTTTTTTTGGCGGCTACCTGGTGCATTACGGCCCCAGCGCCGATACACCGCCCCAGGCCCCGCAGGTGCAGCGCAACGTACGCCTGGGCGCGCCGTTGCCGGGCGTCGAAATCGTCTGCGAAGAGCAGGCCTGGCCCCTGAGCGAGCACGCCGCCGACGTGGTAGTGCTGCAGCACGGCCTGGATTTCAGCCTGTCGCCCCACAGCCTGCTGCGCGAGGCCGCCAGTGCGGTGCGCCCCGGTGGCCATTTGTTGATCGTTGGCATAAATCCCTGGAGCGCCTGGGGCTTGCGCCGGGTGTTTGCCCACGATGCCTTGCGCAAGGCACGCTGTTTTTCCGCCTCCCGGGTGGGCGACTGGCTCAACCTGCTGGGCTTCGCGCTGGAGAAACGCCGCTTCGGGTGCTATCGTCCGCCGCTTGCCTCCCCAGGCTGGCAGGCGCGTCTGGCCGGCTGGGAGCGCATGGCTGGCGGCTGGCAAAGTGCTGGCGGCGGCTTTTATATATTGGTAGCGCGCAAATTGGTGGTGGGGCTGCGGCCTCTGCAAAAGGCCCGGCGCGAACCGATGGGCAAACTGATTCCGCTGCCGATGGCCAAGGTCAATCGACGCAACAGCGAACCCTGA
- the gloB gene encoding hydroxyacylglutathione hydrolase produces MIQIDALPAFTDNYLWLLQDTASKRCAVVDPGDAAPVLAWLAAHPGWQLSDILVTHHHHDHVGGVAELKQATGATVYGPANENIPARDVALADNQRIEVLGLAFDVFAVPGHTLGHIAYYHGDASPPLLFCGDTLFAAGCGRLFEGTPAQMHHSLQRLAALPDATLVYCTHEYTLSNLRFAVAVEPENDDIARRFADVTRLRAENRSTLPSNLALERLTNPFLRAGEDTVTKKMDERTGRSNVSEVAVFASLRAWKDTF; encoded by the coding sequence ATGATACAGATCGACGCACTGCCGGCCTTCACCGATAACTACCTATGGTTGTTACAAGACACTGCAAGCAAACGCTGCGCGGTGGTCGATCCAGGTGACGCGGCGCCGGTGCTGGCGTGGTTGGCGGCGCACCCGGGCTGGCAACTGAGCGATATTCTGGTCACCCATCACCACCACGACCACGTGGGCGGCGTGGCCGAACTCAAGCAGGCCACCGGGGCCACCGTGTACGGCCCGGCCAACGAGAACATTCCGGCCCGTGACGTAGCGTTGGCCGACAACCAGCGCATCGAGGTGCTGGGGTTGGCGTTTGATGTATTCGCCGTGCCGGGCCACACCTTGGGCCATATCGCCTATTACCACGGTGACGCCAGCCCGCCGCTGTTGTTTTGCGGCGACACCTTGTTCGCCGCCGGTTGCGGGCGCCTGTTCGAGGGCACGCCTGCGCAGATGCACCATTCGCTGCAACGCCTGGCCGCGCTGCCGGACGCCACCCTGGTGTACTGCACCCACGAGTACACCTTGAGCAATCTGCGCTTCGCCGTGGCCGTGGAACCTGAGAATGACGACATCGCCCGGCGCTTTGCCGACGTCACCCGTTTGCGCGCCGAAAATCGCAGCACGTTACCCTCCAATTTGGCCCTTGAACGCCTCACCAACCCATTCTTACGCGCTGGAGAAGACACTGTTACAAAAAAAATGGACGAACGGACCGGACGGTCCAATGTCTCTGAAGTTGCTGTTTTTGCTAGCCTGCGCGCTTGGAAAGATACGTTCTAA
- a CDS encoding lytic transglycosylase domain-containing protein produces the protein MSSTTRKTFTSDALTRLAQAIALTLPVLLVGCQTSSQIPDTESARAHNLNARIKQKPIFITSQKAQQQAPQDVWERMRQGFQLQDGVGVNPRVEQQRLWFVSNPSFLENASDRGSLYMHYIVERLEERNMPLELALLPVIESAYNPMAYSRSDAVGLWQFIPSTGRYFNLRQTNVYDGRRDVTASTTAALDYLSRLHDMFNGDWLLALAAYNAGEGTVSRAIERNEKLGLPTDYWNLPLPQETRDYVPKLLALSQLVMAPEAYGVNLSPIANQPYFEVVEVNQPMDLSRVAALVNIDEDELFQLNPAFKKRMIVQAPQHLLLPTAKAQLLTASLSKMNPEELLSLKPKVPVFEGPVGSPARQRSYRVKSGDNLSLIAKANKVNVKDLQRWNKLSGQRLKVGQTLVMQDNTRKTTTLASKGSQRLAANKQTATRYKVRKGDSLYAVAQRFNVEVGHLKRWNPRSAHALKPGQTLTVYVDR, from the coding sequence ATGTCGTCAACTACTCGAAAGACCTTCACTTCAGACGCATTGACGCGGTTGGCCCAGGCCATCGCGCTGACCTTGCCCGTACTCCTGGTGGGTTGCCAGACCTCGAGCCAGATCCCCGATACCGAGAGCGCTCGCGCACACAACCTCAACGCTCGGATCAAGCAAAAACCGATTTTCATCACCAGCCAGAAAGCCCAGCAGCAAGCGCCCCAGGATGTCTGGGAACGCATGCGCCAGGGCTTCCAGCTGCAAGATGGCGTGGGCGTCAACCCGCGCGTCGAACAGCAACGGCTATGGTTCGTCAGCAACCCCTCGTTTCTCGAGAACGCCAGCGACCGCGGCAGCCTGTACATGCACTACATCGTCGAGCGGCTCGAAGAGCGCAACATGCCGCTTGAGCTCGCGTTGCTGCCGGTGATTGAAAGCGCCTACAACCCCATGGCCTATTCGCGCAGCGATGCCGTGGGCCTGTGGCAGTTCATCCCCTCGACCGGGCGCTACTTCAACCTGCGCCAGACCAACGTCTACGACGGCCGTCGCGACGTGACCGCCTCCACCACCGCGGCGCTGGACTACCTGTCGCGCTTGCACGACATGTTCAACGGCGACTGGCTGCTGGCCCTGGCGGCCTATAACGCGGGCGAAGGCACGGTCAGCCGGGCCATCGAGCGCAACGAAAAACTCGGCCTGCCCACCGACTACTGGAACCTGCCACTGCCCCAGGAAACCCGTGACTACGTGCCCAAGTTGCTGGCCCTGTCGCAACTGGTCATGGCACCGGAAGCCTATGGCGTGAACCTGAGCCCCATCGCCAACCAGCCGTATTTCGAAGTGGTCGAGGTCAACCAGCCGATGGACCTGTCGCGCGTCGCGGCGCTGGTCAATATCGACGAAGACGAGCTGTTCCAGCTCAACCCAGCCTTCAAGAAACGCATGATCGTACAGGCACCGCAGCATTTGTTGCTGCCGACCGCCAAGGCGCAATTGCTGACCGCCAGCCTGTCGAAGATGAACCCCGAGGAGCTGCTGAGCCTCAAGCCCAAGGTGCCGGTGTTCGAAGGCCCGGTCGGCTCCCCCGCCCGCCAACGCAGCTATCGCGTGAAGTCCGGTGACAACCTGTCGTTGATCGCCAAGGCCAACAAGGTCAACGTCAAGGACCTGCAACGCTGGAACAAGCTCTCGGGCCAGCGCTTGAAAGTCGGCCAGACCTTGGTGATGCAGGACAACACCCGCAAGACCACCACCTTGGCCAGCAAAGGCAGCCAGCGCCTGGCAGCCAACAAGCAAACCGCCACCCGCTACAAGGTGCGCAAGGGCGATTCGCTGTATGCCGTGGCGCAGCGTTTTAACGTTGAAGTGGGCCACCTCAAGCGCTGGAACCCGCGCAGCGCGCACGCACTCAAGCCTGGGCAAACGCTGACCGTTTACGTCGACCGCTAG
- a CDS encoding extracellular solute-binding protein, with protein MRPLLLAIGLALSFSASATITQSHGYAQFGTLKYPATFTHFDWVNPDAPKGGTVRIMAFGTFDTLNPYTFKGSSPVTTPNFLQYGVNELNETLMSGTGLYDPSGDEATSSYGLIAQSVEYSEDRSWVVFNLRPEARFNDGQPITASDVAFSYHLLLKQGHPLYRTNLQEVQRVDVLNAHRVRFVFKRSGNPLLILRLGELPVLSRHYWKGRDFQATTFEPPVGSGPYRITQVQPGRRLVFERVKDWWGKDLPVNRGKYNYDRVEVEFYRDADVAFEAFKAGEFDLYIEHQAKNWDNGYNYPAVRRGEVIKAEIKHKIPTQTQGLFMNTRRAALSDIRVRQALGLLLDFEWTNKALFNSAYKRATSYYPNSEFAASGLPVGQEWLLLSPYRDQLPATLFTEPFSVPSTDGNGIPRETLRKALGLLADAGWTFNGQRLQDKNGRPMRVELLLVNPNLERILQPYVENLENIGIDAHLRTVDRAQYKQRLDQFDFDMILMTLNQTLSPGLEQWQYFHSSQAKVKGSKNYAGVANPLVDHLLEDLLAAQTRDQQVAAARALDRVLLSQYYMIPNWYLDYHRLAYRNRFAFVTTPPYSLGLSAWWLKPLEKHP; from the coding sequence ATGCGTCCCCTCCTCCTTGCCATCGGCCTGGCCTTGAGCTTTTCTGCGAGCGCGACCATTACGCAAAGTCATGGTTACGCCCAGTTCGGCACCCTCAAGTACCCGGCGACCTTTACCCATTTCGATTGGGTCAACCCCGATGCCCCGAAAGGCGGCACCGTGCGGATCATGGCGTTTGGCACCTTCGACACGCTCAACCCCTACACCTTCAAAGGTTCAAGCCCGGTTACCACGCCCAACTTCCTGCAATACGGCGTGAACGAGCTGAACGAAACGTTGATGTCCGGTACCGGGCTGTACGACCCTTCCGGCGATGAAGCCACCTCCAGCTATGGCCTGATTGCCCAATCGGTGGAATACAGCGAAGACCGCAGCTGGGTGGTGTTCAACCTGCGCCCCGAAGCGCGGTTCAATGATGGCCAGCCCATTACCGCCAGCGACGTGGCATTTTCTTACCACCTGCTGCTCAAGCAGGGCCACCCGCTGTACCGCACCAACCTGCAGGAAGTGCAACGGGTGGACGTGCTCAACGCCCACCGCGTGCGTTTCGTGTTCAAGCGCAGCGGCAACCCGTTGTTGATCCTGCGCCTGGGCGAACTGCCGGTGCTGTCGCGCCATTACTGGAAAGGCCGCGACTTCCAGGCCACCACCTTCGAGCCCCCGGTGGGCAGCGGCCCTTACCGGATCACCCAGGTGCAACCGGGCCGGCGGCTGGTGTTCGAGCGGGTCAAGGACTGGTGGGGCAAGGACCTGCCGGTCAACCGTGGCAAGTACAACTATGACCGCGTGGAGGTGGAGTTCTACCGCGACGCGGACGTTGCCTTCGAAGCGTTCAAGGCCGGCGAGTTCGACCTCTATATCGAGCACCAGGCCAAGAACTGGGACAACGGCTACAACTACCCGGCGGTGCGCCGGGGCGAGGTGATCAAGGCCGAGATCAAGCACAAGATCCCGACCCAAACCCAGGGCCTGTTCATGAACACCCGCCGCGCGGCCTTGAGCGACATTCGGGTGCGCCAGGCCCTGGGCCTGCTGCTGGATTTCGAATGGACCAACAAGGCGCTGTTCAACAGCGCCTACAAGCGGGCCACCAGTTATTACCCCAACAGCGAGTTCGCCGCCAGCGGCCTGCCAGTGGGCCAGGAGTGGCTACTGTTGTCGCCCTATCGCGATCAACTGCCGGCCACGCTGTTCACCGAGCCGTTCAGCGTGCCCAGTACCGACGGCAATGGCATCCCCCGTGAAACCCTGCGCAAGGCCCTGGGCCTATTGGCCGATGCCGGCTGGACCTTCAATGGCCAACGGCTGCAGGACAAGAATGGTCGGCCGATGCGCGTGGAACTGCTGCTGGTGAACCCCAACCTGGAGCGCATCCTGCAGCCCTATGTAGAGAACCTTGAAAACATTGGTATCGATGCGCACTTGCGCACGGTCGACCGGGCCCAGTACAAACAACGGCTGGACCAGTTCGATTTCGACATGATTCTGATGACGCTCAACCAGACATTGAGCCCGGGCCTTGAGCAGTGGCAGTACTTTCATTCCAGCCAAGCCAAGGTCAAGGGCAGCAAAAACTACGCAGGCGTCGCCAACCCCTTGGTCGACCACCTGTTGGAAGACCTGCTGGCCGCGCAAACCCGCGACCAGCAGGTGGCTGCCGCACGGGCATTGGACCGCGTGCTGCTGTCGCAGTACTACATGATCCCCAACTGGTACCTGGACTATCACCGCCTGGCGTACCGCAACCGGTTCGCCTTCGTCACCACGCCGCCCTATTCGCTGGGCCTGAGCGCCTGGTGGCTCAAGCCCCTGGAGAAACACCCATGA
- a CDS encoding extracellular solute-binding protein: MMPRHALLMQACGLLLSGLACVAHAAGQHAVTLYNEAPKYPENFKHFDYVNVDAPKGGTFRQAGFGGFDSLSPFISKGVPADDIGLIYDTLARQSLDEPLTEYGLVARSIEKAPDNTWVRFYLRPEARFHDGHPIRAEDVVFTFNTLMKDGSPLYRTYYAGVAEAVAENPLTVLFKFKNGENRELPLILGQLPVLPKHWWASRDFTKGNLEIPLGSGPYKVASVKAGRSIRYERVKDYWGKDLPVNRGFYNFDYMTSEYYRDNTVALEALKAGQFDYWLEMSAKNWATAYDTPAVREKRLVREELPNGNPTGMQGFVFNLRRPMFQDVRVREALGLLLDFEWTNKQLFNGAYTRTDSFFENSELAASGLPSADELKLLEPLRGQIPDAVFTTPFKNPVTDASGMIRDQQRRAYQLLQDAGWHVVNDRMVDTTGKPVSIEFLLAQAEFERVLLPYKRNLADLGIELVIRRVDTSQYITRRRSRDFDMMIASFPQTDSPGNEQREYWESASADRAGSLNLMGLKDPAIDSLTESLINADTRKNLVTHTHALDRVLLNSYFLVPNWHIKTWRVAYWDHIGHPAVSPRYDVGTATWWVKPDAKPAIPVVAPDAAPSSPEQ, from the coding sequence ATGATGCCCAGGCACGCCCTGCTAATGCAGGCTTGCGGCCTTTTGCTGTCAGGATTGGCCTGTGTCGCCCACGCGGCTGGACAACACGCCGTGACCCTGTACAACGAAGCGCCCAAGTACCCGGAAAACTTCAAGCATTTCGATTACGTCAACGTCGACGCCCCCAAGGGCGGGACCTTCCGCCAGGCCGGGTTTGGTGGCTTCGACAGCCTCAGCCCCTTCATCAGCAAGGGCGTGCCCGCCGATGACATCGGCCTGATCTACGACACGCTCGCGCGCCAGAGCCTGGACGAGCCGCTGACCGAATACGGCTTGGTGGCACGCAGCATCGAAAAGGCCCCGGACAATACCTGGGTGCGCTTTTACCTGCGCCCCGAAGCGCGCTTCCATGACGGCCACCCGATCCGTGCCGAAGACGTGGTGTTCACCTTCAACACCCTGATGAAAGATGGCTCGCCGCTGTACCGCACCTACTACGCGGGCGTCGCCGAGGCGGTCGCCGAGAACCCGTTGACCGTGCTGTTCAAGTTCAAGAACGGCGAAAACCGCGAGCTGCCGCTGATCCTCGGGCAGTTGCCGGTATTGCCCAAACACTGGTGGGCCAGCCGCGATTTCACCAAGGGTAACCTGGAAATCCCGCTGGGCAGTGGCCCCTACAAGGTGGCTTCGGTGAAGGCCGGGCGCTCCATCCGCTATGAGCGGGTAAAGGACTACTGGGGCAAGGACCTGCCGGTCAACCGCGGTTTCTACAACTTCGACTACATGACCAGCGAGTACTACCGCGACAACACGGTGGCACTCGAAGCACTCAAAGCCGGCCAGTTCGACTACTGGTTGGAAATGAGCGCGAAAAACTGGGCCACCGCCTACGACACCCCCGCCGTGCGGGAAAAACGCCTGGTGCGCGAAGAGCTGCCCAACGGCAACCCCACTGGCATGCAGGGCTTTGTGTTCAACCTGCGCCGGCCGATGTTCCAGGACGTGCGCGTGCGTGAAGCACTGGGCCTGTTGCTGGACTTCGAGTGGACCAACAAGCAACTGTTCAACGGCGCCTACACGCGCACCGACAGCTTCTTCGAGAACTCGGAACTGGCCGCCAGCGGCCTGCCCAGCGCCGATGAGCTGAAATTGCTGGAACCGCTGCGCGGGCAAATCCCGGACGCGGTGTTCACCACCCCGTTCAAAAACCCGGTCACCGACGCCAGCGGCATGATCCGCGACCAGCAGCGTCGCGCCTACCAACTGTTGCAAGACGCCGGCTGGCACGTGGTCAACGATCGCATGGTCGACACCACCGGCAAACCGGTGAGCATCGAGTTCCTGCTGGCCCAGGCCGAGTTCGAGCGCGTGCTGTTGCCCTACAAGCGCAACCTGGCGGACCTGGGCATCGAACTGGTGATCCGCCGCGTCGACACCTCGCAGTACATCACCCGCCGCCGTTCGCGGGACTTCGACATGATGATCGCCAGCTTCCCGCAAACCGATTCGCCGGGTAACGAGCAACGCGAGTACTGGGAGTCGGCCAGCGCCGACCGCGCCGGCAGCCTGAACCTGATGGGCCTGAAAGACCCGGCCATCGACAGCCTGACCGAAAGCCTGATCAACGCCGACACGCGTAAAAACCTGGTCACACACACCCATGCGCTGGACCGGGTGCTGCTCAACAGCTACTTCCTGGTGCCCAACTGGCACATCAAGACCTGGCGCGTGGCGTACTGGGACCACATCGGCCACCCCGCCGTGTCGCCGCGCTACGACGTCGGCACCGCCACCTGGTGGGTCAAGCCCGACGCCAAGCCGGCCATCCCGGTCGTCGCGCCGGACGCCGCCCCTTCGAGCCCGGAGCAATAA
- a CDS encoding microcin C ABC transporter permease YejB: MLAYIFRRLLLIVPTLFGILVINFLIIQAAPGGPVEQMIAKLEGFEGATSRIAGGGAEVSVAGSSYRGAQGLDPALVQEIEKMYGFDKSAPERLWIMIKNYAHFDFGDSFFRDAKVTDLILEKMPVSISLGLWSTLIMYLVSIPLGIAKATRHGSHFDVWTSSAIIVGYAIPAFLFAILLIVVFAGGSYLNWFPLRGLTSSNFEELTFGGKLLDYFWHLALPVTALVIGNFATMTFLTKNSFLDEIGKQYVVTAKAKGLSNHKVLYGHVFRNAMLLVIAGFPSAFIGIFFTGSLLVEVIFSLDGLGLMSFEAAINRDYPVVFGTLFIFTLLGLLVKLISDLTYSLVDPRIDFESREH, from the coding sequence ATGCTGGCGTATATATTCAGGCGGCTATTGCTGATTGTTCCGACGCTGTTCGGCATCCTGGTGATCAATTTCCTGATCATCCAGGCCGCCCCCGGAGGCCCGGTGGAGCAAATGATCGCCAAGCTCGAAGGTTTCGAGGGCGCCACCAGCCGCATCGCCGGTGGCGGTGCCGAGGTGTCGGTGGCCGGCTCCAGCTACCGTGGCGCACAGGGCCTGGACCCGGCCCTGGTGCAGGAAATCGAGAAGATGTACGGCTTCGACAAGTCGGCACCCGAGCGCCTGTGGATCATGATCAAGAACTACGCCCACTTCGACTTCGGCGACAGTTTTTTCCGCGATGCCAAGGTCACGGACCTTATCCTGGAAAAAATGCCGGTGTCGATCTCGCTCGGGCTGTGGAGCACCCTGATCATGTACCTGGTATCGATCCCGCTGGGCATCGCCAAGGCCACGCGCCACGGCAGCCATTTCGATGTGTGGACCAGTTCGGCGATCATCGTCGGCTATGCCATCCCGGCGTTCCTGTTCGCCATTTTGCTGATCGTGGTATTCGCCGGCGGCAGCTACCTGAACTGGTTCCCGCTGCGCGGGCTCACCTCCAGCAACTTCGAGGAGTTGACCTTCGGCGGCAAGTTGCTGGACTACTTCTGGCACCTGGCGTTGCCCGTCACCGCCTTGGTGATCGGCAACTTCGCCACCATGACCTTCCTCACCAAAAACAGCTTTCTGGACGAGATTGGCAAGCAGTACGTGGTCACCGCCAAGGCCAAGGGCTTGAGCAACCACAAGGTGCTGTACGGCCATGTGTTCCGTAACGCGATGCTGCTGGTGATCGCCGGCTTCCCGTCTGCCTTCATCGGTATCTTCTTCACCGGTTCCTTGCTGGTCGAGGTGATTTTTTCCCTCGACGGCCTGGGCCTGATGAGTTTCGAGGCGGCAATCAACCGCGACTACCCGGTGGTGTTCGGCACGCTGTTCATCTTCACCTTGCTGGGCCTGCTGGTGAAACTCATCAGCGACTTGACCTACAGCCTGGTCGACCCACGGATCGACTTTGAAAGCAGGGAGCATTGA